In Callospermophilus lateralis isolate mCalLat2 chromosome 10, mCalLat2.hap1, whole genome shotgun sequence, a single genomic region encodes these proteins:
- the LOC143408348 gene encoding olfactory receptor 5AC1-like: MAEENVTLVTDFLLTGLTDRPGLQVPLFLVFLVIYIITMVGNLGLIALIWKDPHLHTPMYLFLSSLALADACTSSSVTPKMLINFLSKNHKISLAECLTQFYCFGSSATTECFLLSVMAYDRYVAICNPLLYPVVMSNNLCTQFIGASYFVGFLHLAIHVGLFVRLTFCKSNIIHYFYCEILQLFKISCTDPTINMLVILIFSAFMQAFTFVTIMVSYAQVLFTILKKKSEKGRHKAFSTCSAHLFSVSLFYGTLFLTYVGPGSGPDEDKEKMLSLFYTIIIPLLNPFIYSLRNKEVIGALRRIIKK, encoded by the coding sequence ATGGCAGAAGAAAATGTGACTCTGGTGACTGACTTTCTTCTCACGGGACTTACAGACCGTCCAGGGCTGCAGGTGCCCCTGTTCCTGGTGTTCCTTGTGATCTACATCATCACCATGGTGGGCAACCTTGGCCTGATTGCTCTCATCTGGAAGGACCCCCACCttcacacccccatgtacttatTTCTCAGCAGTTTAGCCTTGGCTGATGCATGCACTTCATCCTCTGTGACCCCCAAGATGCTTATCAACTTTTTATCTAAGAATCATAAGATATCCCTAGCTGAGTGCTTAACACAGTTTTATTGTTTTGGCTCCAGTGCTACCACGGAATGTTTCCTCCTGTCagtgatggcctatgaccgctatgtAGCCATATGCAACCCCTTGCTGTATCCAGTGGTGATGTCCAATAATCTCTGTACTCAGTTTATAGGTGCTTCATATTTTGTTGGTTTTCTACATTTAGCAATTCATGTGGGTTTGTTTGTTAGATTAACTTTCTGCAAGTCCAatatcatacattatttctattgtGAAATTTTACAACTATTCAAAATATCTTGTACTGATCCTACAATTAATATGCTTGTCATTTTAATCTTTTCAGCCTTTATGCAAGCCTTCACCTTTGTAACCATTATGGTCTCATATGCTCAGGTCCTCTTTACCATTCTTAAAAAGAAGTCTGAGAAAGGCAGACACAAAGCCTTCTCTACCTGCAGTGCCCATCTGTTCTCTGTCTCCTTGTTCTATGGCACTCTCTTCCTCACTTATGTTGGTCCAGGGTCTGGACCAGATGAAGATAaggaaaaaatgctttctttattTTACACAATAATAATACCCCTGTTAAATCCTTTTATTTACAGCCTGAGAAACAAGGAGGTTATAGGTGCCTTGAGaagaataataaagaaataa